One Thioclava electrotropha DNA segment encodes these proteins:
- a CDS encoding restriction endonuclease subunit S yields the protein MTQVKLKWLVSASNAGEVIDKSHWGEGEESLYTCARGILRSDFNNFPTWKRTTSDDLLLTRNGTPYIHIPVEGAIYSNVVQRISVPKVDKFYLRYALEDRVRSFRGYGVSIESLNYEMWSNLEVEIPDLATQRQIADFLDRETARIDLLIEKKQRLVDAIKAKVSDFADLAVTQGLDQKSSMKPAQIPWIETIPSHWEIVRGKYLVRQMSRPPRDGDEVITAFRDGQVCLRSKRRTEGYTFAELEVGYQHIKRGDLVIHTMDAFAGAIGVSEDNGKSTGEYAVCTSIGDHNATYLAYLLRCMAKRKYISVLCPSVRERAPRFRFVRFAPVFLPVPPRNEQDAIVDAIERIRSGLSAAQTKTAASIDRLKEYRSALITAAVTGQIDVTTYSKSGTPDRQLDAIQEEMGA from the coding sequence GTGACGCAGGTGAAGCTCAAATGGTTGGTGTCAGCTTCGAACGCCGGTGAAGTCATCGATAAATCACATTGGGGGGAGGGCGAAGAGTCTCTCTACACTTGTGCCAGAGGCATCCTGCGGTCTGACTTCAACAACTTCCCCACGTGGAAAAGAACGACATCTGACGATCTGCTGCTGACGAGAAACGGAACGCCATATATCCACATTCCCGTTGAAGGCGCGATCTATTCAAATGTTGTTCAGCGCATTTCGGTGCCCAAGGTAGATAAGTTCTACTTGCGGTATGCTTTAGAGGATCGTGTTCGTAGTTTTAGGGGGTATGGCGTCTCCATCGAGAGTTTGAACTATGAGATGTGGTCGAACCTTGAAGTTGAAATCCCCGACCTCGCGACCCAACGCCAGATCGCCGATTTTCTGGACCGTGAGACCGCAAGAATAGACCTGCTAATCGAGAAAAAGCAGCGCTTGGTGGATGCGATCAAAGCGAAAGTCTCTGACTTTGCTGATCTAGCGGTCACACAAGGTCTCGACCAGAAATCAAGCATGAAGCCCGCGCAGATACCTTGGATCGAAACAATCCCATCGCATTGGGAGATCGTGCGAGGGAAATATCTCGTTCGGCAAATGTCACGACCACCACGCGACGGAGACGAGGTAATCACAGCGTTTCGGGACGGTCAGGTGTGTTTGAGATCGAAACGGCGCACCGAGGGGTATACTTTCGCGGAACTTGAGGTTGGTTATCAACACATCAAGCGGGGTGATCTTGTGATCCACACGATGGATGCCTTTGCAGGTGCCATCGGAGTGTCTGAAGACAACGGCAAGTCAACTGGCGAGTATGCAGTCTGCACATCGATCGGCGACCATAATGCGACCTACCTCGCCTACCTGCTGCGATGCATGGCGAAACGGAAATATATTTCCGTGCTTTGTCCTTCTGTTCGCGAACGGGCACCAAGGTTTCGCTTTGTCCGGTTCGCTCCTGTCTTTCTTCCTGTTCCACCGAGAAACGAACAGGACGCAATAGTTGATGCGATTGAGCGGATACGATCTGGTCTGAGCGCAGCGCAGACCAAGACCGCTGCCTCCATCGACCGCCTCAAAGAATACCGCTCCGCCCTGATCACCGCCGCTGTCACGGGTCAGATCGACGTGACGACCTACTCAAAATCTGGCACCCCCGACCGCCAGCTCGATGCCATTCAAGAGGAGATGGGCGCATGA
- a CDS encoding type I restriction-modification system subunit M — protein sequence MSNNDIKSLSSFVWSIAELLRGDFKQSEYGKVVLPFVVLRRLDCILEASKPDVLAMAESLPADMDDDARDTLLSGVVGQNIRLYNKSRFTFASLKGQDAKDIHRNLIDYITNFSGNVRDIFLDKFLFTDQLKRLNDAGLLYQVFDRFTQIDLHPDAISNIEMGYLFEDLIRRFSEISNETAGEHYTPREVIRLIVSLLLVNDKEALTGSGVIRQVYDPAAGTGGMLSIAEMEMKDLNDRIRVELFGQELNPESFAICKSDMLVTGHNPENIAFGNTLTQDAHQGKRFHYMLSNPPYGVDWKKYADPIKDEAADLGMEGRFGAGLPRISDGQLLFLQHMISKMRHDEQGSRIGIVMNGSPLFTGGAGSGESEIRRWMLENDWVEAIIALPTDLFYNTGIQTYVWLLTNRKDRDRRGKVQLIDASGERFWKSMRKSLGSKRREIPQEATEEIARIYHDMLNGNSDWADVSKIFETTDFGYREIRVERPLKLAFSVTPEGLEALREAKPFAKLDEDEQAGVLGALEGLPSGERWMSRDKFEKALSGALRAAGVKLGAPVKKVVLSALSERDEDAEVCTDKSGNPEADTDLRDHEQVALNEDWRAYVQREVLPFVPAAWVDESYTDAQDGGVGRVGYEINFNRYFYKYVPPRPLEEIDAELKALEAEIAGLLQEVVE from the coding sequence ATGAGCAACAACGACATCAAGAGCTTAAGCAGTTTCGTCTGGTCTATCGCAGAACTTCTCCGCGGCGACTTCAAGCAATCCGAATACGGAAAGGTCGTCCTGCCTTTCGTGGTCCTGCGCCGTCTGGACTGCATTCTAGAGGCGAGCAAGCCTGATGTGCTCGCCATGGCCGAAAGCCTGCCCGCGGACATGGACGATGACGCGCGCGACACGCTTCTCTCCGGCGTCGTCGGCCAGAACATCCGGCTCTACAACAAGTCCCGTTTCACCTTCGCCTCACTTAAGGGGCAGGATGCGAAAGACATCCACCGAAACCTGATCGACTATATCACCAACTTTTCGGGCAATGTCCGGGACATCTTCCTCGACAAGTTCCTGTTCACCGATCAGCTCAAGCGCCTCAACGACGCCGGGCTGCTCTACCAGGTCTTCGATCGCTTCACGCAGATTGACCTGCACCCGGACGCCATCTCGAACATCGAGATGGGCTATCTCTTCGAAGACCTGATCCGTCGCTTCTCGGAGATCTCGAACGAAACCGCCGGTGAGCACTACACCCCGCGCGAGGTAATCCGCCTCATCGTCTCGCTTCTCTTGGTCAACGACAAGGAAGCCCTGACCGGCAGTGGCGTCATCCGACAGGTCTATGATCCAGCGGCAGGAACCGGTGGGATGCTCTCGATTGCCGAGATGGAGATGAAGGATCTCAACGACCGTATCCGGGTCGAGCTGTTCGGTCAGGAGCTGAACCCGGAATCTTTCGCGATCTGTAAATCCGACATGCTGGTGACCGGGCACAATCCCGAGAACATCGCGTTCGGCAACACGCTGACCCAGGACGCGCATCAGGGCAAACGCTTCCACTACATGCTCTCCAATCCGCCCTATGGGGTTGACTGGAAGAAATACGCAGACCCGATCAAGGACGAGGCGGCCGATCTTGGCATGGAGGGCCGCTTCGGTGCTGGCCTGCCCCGGATCTCGGACGGGCAGCTCCTGTTCCTTCAGCACATGATTTCCAAGATGCGCCATGACGAGCAAGGCTCGCGCATCGGGATCGTCATGAACGGCTCGCCCCTCTTCACCGGCGGCGCTGGTTCAGGCGAGAGCGAGATCCGGCGCTGGATGCTGGAAAACGACTGGGTCGAGGCGATCATCGCGCTTCCGACCGACCTCTTCTACAACACCGGGATCCAGACGTATGTCTGGCTGCTCACCAACCGCAAGGACCGGGACCGGCGCGGCAAGGTGCAGCTGATCGACGCGAGTGGCGAGCGGTTCTGGAAATCGATGCGCAAGTCGCTCGGCTCGAAACGGCGCGAGATCCCGCAGGAAGCCACCGAAGAGATCGCGCGGATCTACCACGACATGCTCAACGGCAATTCGGACTGGGCTGACGTGTCGAAGATTTTTGAAACCACCGATTTCGGCTATCGCGAGATCCGGGTCGAACGACCGCTCAAGCTGGCCTTCTCGGTCACGCCCGAGGGGCTGGAGGCGCTGCGCGAGGCCAAGCCCTTCGCCAAGCTGGATGAGGATGAGCAGGCGGGCGTTCTAGGGGCCTTGGAGGGGCTCCCGAGCGGTGAGCGCTGGATGTCCCGCGACAAGTTCGAGAAGGCGCTCAGCGGCGCTCTGCGGGCCGCTGGCGTCAAGCTGGGGGCGCCGGTGAAGAAGGTGGTTCTATCTGCGCTGTCCGAGCGTGACGAGGACGCCGAGGTCTGCACCGACAAGAGCGGCAATCCCGAGGCCGACACCGATCTGCGCGATCACGAGCAGGTAGCCCTGAACGAGGACTGGCGCGCCTATGTGCAGCGCGAGGTTCTGCCCTTCGTTCCCGCTGCCTGGGTGGACGAGAGCTACACCGACGCGCAGGACGGCGGTGTCGGGCGGGTCGGGTATGAGATCAACTTCAACCGCTACTTCTACAAATACGTGCCGCCCCGCCCGCTCGAGGAGATCGACGCCGAGTTGAAGGCGCTGGAAGCAGAAATCGCTGGCCTGCTGCAGGAGGTGGTTGAGTGA
- a CDS encoding MBL fold metallo-hydrolase: MEELQPGLRRIIAPNPSPMTYTGTCTYVIGTGEVAVVDPGPADPAHLQALLDALAPGERVSHILVTHAHLDHSPGARLLAEATGAPILAFGPPESGRAPVMAELAARGHAGGGEGVDNAFDPDILIEDGETLSHGDWSLTALHTPGHFCNHLSFAMGDALLTGDVVMGWSSTLISPPDGDLGDYYRSLARIEAQSPRILYPGHGDPVTDPQTLIASQRAHRDARTEQIRSALTERPATPQGLTRAIYTDVPAALLPAAERNVFAHLVEMSVQNQVTAAPDLRPEALFSLT, encoded by the coding sequence ATGGAAGAATTGCAGCCCGGCTTGCGTCGGATCATCGCACCGAACCCGTCCCCCATGACCTATACCGGCACCTGCACCTATGTCATCGGCACGGGCGAGGTCGCGGTGGTCGATCCCGGCCCCGCCGATCCTGCCCATCTGCAGGCGCTGCTCGACGCGCTCGCACCGGGTGAACGTGTCAGCCATATCCTCGTCACCCATGCGCATCTCGACCATTCCCCCGGCGCACGGCTCTTGGCCGAGGCCACGGGCGCGCCGATCCTCGCCTTCGGCCCGCCCGAATCCGGGCGCGCACCTGTAATGGCGGAACTCGCGGCGCGCGGCCATGCGGGCGGCGGCGAAGGGGTCGATAACGCCTTCGACCCCGACATCCTCATTGAGGACGGCGAGACGCTGAGCCATGGCGACTGGTCGCTCACCGCGCTGCACACGCCCGGCCATTTCTGCAACCATCTGAGCTTCGCGATGGGCGATGCGCTTCTGACCGGCGATGTGGTGATGGGCTGGTCCTCGACGCTGATCTCGCCACCCGACGGCGATTTGGGCGACTATTACCGCTCGCTCGCGCGGATCGAGGCGCAGAGCCCGCGCATCCTCTATCCCGGCCACGGCGACCCGGTGACTGACCCCCAAACCCTGATCGCGAGTCAGCGCGCGCATCGCGACGCCCGCACCGAACAGATCCGAAGCGCCCTCACCGAGCGTCCGGCCACCCCGCAGGGCCTCACCCGCGCGATCTACACCGACGTGCCCGCAGCCCTCCTGCCCGCGGCCGAGCGCAACGTCTTCGCGCATCTCGTTGAAATGTCAGTGCAAAACCAAGTCACCGCCGCGCCCGACCTGCGCCCGGAGGCGCTATTTTCGCTGACGTGA
- a CDS encoding plasmid mobilization protein, with the protein MKDTEVECEVTDKRKRREIRATDAEWAGIKNAASAADLSISDYVCRCALATGNLPRSKKSPAILIRIEWALCELNEILRGIARELVSTGKIEPKALNVLVQCEGMLIKVESALRKSGPVQ; encoded by the coding sequence ATGAAAGACACAGAAGTTGAATGTGAGGTCACAGACAAGCGCAAGCGGCGCGAGATCCGGGCAACGGATGCCGAATGGGCCGGGATCAAGAACGCAGCTTCGGCGGCTGATCTCTCGATCTCCGATTACGTCTGTCGATGCGCTCTCGCGACGGGCAATTTACCGCGCAGCAAGAAGTCGCCTGCAATCCTGATCAGGATCGAATGGGCGCTCTGTGAGCTCAACGAAATCCTTCGCGGCATTGCGCGGGAATTGGTCTCTACGGGCAAGATCGAGCCGAAGGCCTTGAATGTTCTCGTGCAATGCGAGGGCATGCTGATCAAGGTGGAGAGCGCGCTGCGCAAAAGCGGGCCGGTGCAATGA
- a CDS encoding ATP-binding protein, protein MKFRWLKQMMPRGLYGRAALILILPVVTIQLVVSVVFIQRHFERVTQQMTEGMVREIALLDQVATNAPTAEVARERLDVLDKTLNFASQFPAPTNLASQRGDTRSFFDLTGIVVISTLRANLSQIRSIDLDNNTNSVRVVQETPNGPLAVTFARSRVSASNPHQLLVLMVFVSILMTLIAYIFLRNQLRPIRRLSHAAEEFGKGRNLNYRVSGATEVRAAGRAFLDMRNRIERQIEQRTLMLSGVSHDLRTPLTRLRLGLSMMEENDEVRAMERDVDEMGRLVDAFLEFSRDGASHGEPETLPICGFVAGVVEDMRRMGRDVALVDCDSEEEATFRPDALKRALANLIGNAVRYGTRAEITVSIARTGWRIAVHDDGPGIPPERREEAIRPFTRLDPARNQDRGQGVGLGLSITADILRRHGGSLKLGRSERLGGLMAEMILPR, encoded by the coding sequence ATGAAATTTCGCTGGCTGAAACAGATGATGCCGCGCGGGCTTTATGGGCGGGCCGCGCTGATCCTGATTCTGCCGGTGGTCACGATCCAGCTCGTGGTCTCGGTCGTCTTCATTCAGCGCCATTTCGAGCGTGTCACGCAGCAGATGACCGAAGGGATGGTGCGCGAGATCGCTCTGCTCGATCAGGTCGCGACCAATGCGCCGACGGCGGAGGTTGCGCGCGAACGGCTCGACGTGCTCGACAAGACGCTGAACTTCGCCTCGCAATTTCCGGCGCCCACGAATCTTGCGTCGCAGCGGGGCGATACACGTAGTTTCTTCGATCTGACCGGGATCGTGGTGATCTCGACGCTGCGGGCGAACCTGTCGCAGATCCGCTCCATCGATCTCGACAACAACACCAATTCCGTGCGGGTGGTGCAGGAGACGCCGAACGGACCGCTCGCGGTGACCTTCGCGCGCAGCCGGGTGTCGGCGTCGAATCCGCACCAATTGCTCGTTCTGATGGTCTTTGTTTCCATTCTGATGACGCTGATCGCCTATATCTTCCTGCGCAATCAGCTGCGTCCGATCCGCAGGCTGAGCCATGCGGCGGAGGAATTCGGCAAGGGGCGCAACCTGAATTACCGCGTCTCGGGGGCGACGGAGGTGCGCGCTGCGGGCCGCGCCTTCCTCGATATGCGCAACCGGATCGAGCGGCAGATCGAACAGCGCACGTTGATGCTCTCGGGTGTCAGCCACGATCTGCGCACGCCGCTCACGCGTCTGCGGCTCGGGCTGTCGATGATGGAGGAGAACGACGAGGTCCGCGCGATGGAGCGTGACGTCGACGAGATGGGGCGCCTTGTCGATGCGTTTCTCGAATTCTCGCGCGACGGGGCGTCGCATGGCGAGCCGGAGACGCTGCCGATCTGCGGCTTCGTCGCCGGCGTGGTGGAGGATATGCGGCGGATGGGGCGCGATGTGGCGCTTGTCGATTGCGACAGCGAAGAGGAGGCGACCTTCCGCCCCGATGCGCTCAAACGCGCCTTGGCGAATCTGATCGGCAACGCGGTGCGCTACGGCACGCGCGCGGAGATCACCGTCTCGATCGCGCGCACGGGGTGGCGAATCGCGGTGCATGATGACGGGCCGGGCATCCCGCCCGAACGCCGCGAGGAGGCGATCCGGCCATTTACCCGGCTCGACCCGGCGCGCAATCAGGATCGCGGGCAGGGCGTCGGACTGGGGCTTTCGATCACCGCCGACATCCTGCGCCGCCACGGTGGATCGCTGAAACTTGGGCGATCCGAACGGCTTGGCGGCTTGATGGCCGAGATGATCCTACCCCGGTGA
- a CDS encoding site-specific integrase, which yields MLHSQPHLSKRGQTYQWRRKIRSQSTGICDLQVSLRTRDREKAIIIARKLTVESEQVFEAIDKNYLTKTEARAWLSQVAQAEMAKLERLQLIQKMDGGYDDEDRRLDWAHRKAWRLLADRGLEATLDAPLRLQLEAEGASCGDIECLENTLDLLSRSLLSEGMSNRHRREFLELTDRDTMGAYETLQLRQLTAAAKAAAWERFSSAPPQPAQDMAAEIVEGLGSMLFASPVDTPEGSKSDHTPRAETMAKPESGISRPIEASPDPDSAEVGHDYDPDIFAVIERMSAAKRKEGIEEKTLRQYVTFGRLFVTLTGKRDLTKIHKSDAARFRELLYKVPKSWGKSSKDANATLKQLLDRSASLPPEKVGLAIGTLNRHIDHLQQVVTWAQEEGIKVDPALQPNKLRRREKERANQRRDKFTAEQLRELFTSPVWTGSKSEYHQLRPGSVIYRNGIFWVPLICAYSGLRRAEIAGLPTAAIKDDNGIAYFDIDFTEERRIKTQASKRRIPIHSRLIALGLLEHVEAQRKAGERFLFPDLYDATLKVFGRDVSRRMRQIIDQTIGPEEGKKLSLHSMKHYVQNILSRDTTVPEVVVREIVAHEGKDVHETDYEKGSEIELLRYAIERLPIVY from the coding sequence ATGCTTCACTCACAACCACACCTCTCGAAACGCGGCCAGACCTATCAATGGCGGCGAAAGATTCGTTCGCAATCCACAGGAATCTGCGACCTACAGGTCTCTTTGCGCACCCGCGACCGCGAGAAAGCCATTATAATCGCTCGCAAATTAACCGTGGAGAGCGAGCAAGTGTTTGAAGCAATCGATAAGAACTACCTGACGAAAACTGAGGCGCGAGCCTGGCTCAGCCAAGTGGCGCAAGCCGAGATGGCTAAGCTCGAGAGGTTGCAGCTGATCCAGAAGATGGATGGCGGCTACGATGACGAAGATCGCAGGCTCGACTGGGCCCATCGCAAAGCGTGGCGTTTGCTTGCAGATCGAGGTCTGGAGGCAACCTTAGATGCCCCGCTCCGTCTTCAGCTCGAAGCGGAAGGTGCAAGTTGCGGGGATATTGAATGCCTCGAAAACACGCTCGATCTCCTGTCACGCAGCCTTTTGAGCGAAGGCATGTCTAACCGCCATAGGCGCGAATTCCTTGAGCTCACGGACCGAGACACCATGGGTGCGTATGAAACTTTGCAACTCCGTCAGTTGACCGCTGCAGCTAAGGCGGCTGCATGGGAACGATTTTCCTCCGCCCCGCCTCAGCCCGCGCAGGACATGGCAGCTGAAATTGTTGAAGGGCTCGGTTCGATGCTGTTCGCATCACCTGTTGACACGCCCGAAGGCTCAAAGTCCGACCACACGCCGCGCGCTGAGACCATGGCGAAACCTGAATCTGGCATTTCGCGCCCCATTGAAGCAAGCCCAGACCCAGACTCCGCCGAAGTCGGACATGACTATGACCCGGACATCTTCGCCGTGATCGAGCGCATGAGCGCGGCCAAGCGCAAAGAGGGAATCGAAGAGAAGACACTTCGGCAATACGTCACCTTCGGGCGCCTCTTTGTCACGCTGACGGGAAAACGGGACCTGACAAAGATTCACAAGAGCGACGCCGCCCGATTCCGCGAGTTGCTCTACAAGGTGCCGAAAAGCTGGGGCAAAAGCTCCAAGGACGCCAACGCCACGTTGAAACAACTATTGGATCGGTCGGCCAGTCTGCCTCCCGAAAAAGTCGGCCTCGCGATCGGCACTCTGAACCGGCATATCGACCATCTTCAACAAGTCGTCACCTGGGCGCAGGAGGAAGGGATCAAGGTCGACCCCGCCCTGCAACCGAACAAGCTTCGCCGCCGAGAAAAGGAACGCGCCAACCAACGTCGCGACAAGTTCACCGCGGAGCAGCTGCGCGAACTCTTCACGTCTCCAGTCTGGACCGGCTCGAAATCGGAATATCATCAGCTGCGACCCGGTTCCGTAATCTATCGGAACGGCATCTTCTGGGTCCCGCTGATCTGCGCCTATTCCGGGCTTCGTCGTGCCGAGATTGCCGGGCTGCCGACAGCTGCTATCAAAGACGATAATGGCATCGCGTATTTCGACATCGACTTCACGGAGGAGCGGCGGATCAAAACCCAAGCTTCCAAACGCCGCATCCCGATCCACTCCCGCCTGATCGCGCTCGGCCTGCTCGAGCATGTCGAGGCACAACGAAAAGCAGGCGAGCGCTTTCTTTTTCCGGACCTTTATGACGCAACGCTCAAAGTTTTTGGTCGCGATGTGTCAAGAAGGATGCGCCAGATCATCGATCAAACGATCGGCCCTGAAGAAGGCAAGAAGCTCTCGCTGCATTCGATGAAGCACTATGTGCAGAATATTCTCAGCCGCGACACCACCGTGCCGGAAGTCGTCGTGCGCGAAATCGTCGCGCACGAAGGTAAGGATGTTCACGAAACTGATTACGAGAAGGGCTCCGAAATCGAATTGCTTAGATACGCGATCGAGAGGTTGCCGATCGTCTATTGA
- the lon gene encoding endopeptidase La, which produces MTEFSSVTHPVLPLRDIVVFPHMIVPLFVGREKSVRALEEVMAEDRQILLASQVDPSQDDPDTDGIFRVGVLANVLQLLKLPDGTVKVLVEGKSRVRITDFVENDDYFEANAEPLIETEGDVETIRALLRSVAEEFERYAKIKKNIPEEALSAVADATEADKLADLVSGHLGLEVAQKQELLETLDVSERLERVYGLMQGEVSVLQVEKKIKSRVKTQMEKTQREYYLNEQMKAIQKELGDGEDGQNEILELEERIENTKLSKEAKEKAEAELKKLKSMSPMSAEATVVRNYLDWMLSIPWGTKSRVKKDLSKAEAVLDADHYGLEKVKERIVEYLAVQARSAKLKGPIMCLVGPPGVGKTSLGRSVAKATGREFIRISLGGVRDESEIRGHRRTYIGSMPGKIIQALKKAKTTNPLILLDEIDKMGQDFRGDPASAMLEVLDPEQNATFVDHYLEVEYDLSNVMFLTTANSYNMPGPLLDRMEIIPLAGYTEDEKAEIAKQHLIPKQIKGHGLKKNEFELTDGALTDVIRYYTREAGVRNLERDIAKLARKAVTEIIKSKGATKHITVDEAKVGDYLGVKKFRYGLAEKEDQVGVVTGLAWTSVGGDLLQIEALRLPGKGRMKTTGKLGDVMKESIDAASSYVRSVAPQFGIKPPRFEKWDIHVHVPDGATPKDGPSAGLAMVTSIVSVLTGIPVRKDIAMTGEVSLRGNAMPIGGLKEKLLAALRGGITTVFIPEENEKDLADIPDNVKEGLEIVPVTHVREVLARALVRQPEPVDWDEEAEEAAAAAAAAAKSDGQGATAH; this is translated from the coding sequence ATGACCGAATTTAGCTCTGTCACCCATCCGGTCCTGCCGCTGCGCGACATCGTGGTTTTCCCCCACATGATCGTGCCGCTCTTCGTCGGGCGCGAGAAATCCGTGCGCGCACTGGAAGAGGTGATGGCGGAAGACCGTCAGATCTTGCTCGCAAGCCAGGTCGATCCGTCGCAAGACGACCCCGATACGGACGGGATTTTCCGCGTTGGCGTGCTCGCCAACGTGCTGCAACTGCTGAAACTGCCCGATGGCACCGTGAAGGTGCTCGTCGAGGGCAAGAGCCGCGTGCGCATCACCGATTTCGTCGAGAATGACGACTATTTCGAAGCGAATGCCGAACCGCTGATCGAGACCGAGGGCGACGTGGAGACCATCCGCGCGCTGCTGCGCTCGGTCGCCGAGGAATTCGAGCGCTACGCGAAGATCAAGAAGAACATCCCCGAAGAGGCGCTCTCGGCCGTGGCCGACGCGACCGAAGCGGACAAGCTGGCCGATCTCGTTTCGGGCCATCTGGGGCTGGAAGTGGCCCAGAAGCAGGAGCTTCTGGAAACGCTCGACGTCTCCGAACGGTTGGAGCGGGTCTACGGTCTCATGCAGGGTGAGGTCTCGGTTCTCCAGGTGGAGAAGAAGATCAAATCCCGCGTGAAAACGCAGATGGAGAAGACCCAGCGCGAGTACTACCTGAATGAGCAGATGAAGGCCATTCAGAAGGAACTCGGCGATGGCGAAGACGGCCAGAACGAGATCCTCGAGCTCGAAGAGCGCATCGAGAACACCAAGCTCTCGAAAGAGGCCAAGGAAAAGGCCGAGGCCGAGCTGAAGAAGCTCAAGTCGATGTCGCCGATGTCGGCCGAAGCCACCGTCGTGCGCAACTATCTCGACTGGATGCTGTCGATCCCGTGGGGCACCAAATCCCGCGTGAAGAAGGACCTCAGCAAGGCCGAGGCCGTGCTCGACGCCGATCACTACGGTCTCGAGAAGGTCAAGGAGCGCATCGTCGAATATCTCGCGGTGCAGGCGCGCTCGGCCAAGCTCAAAGGCCCGATCATGTGCCTCGTGGGTCCGCCCGGCGTGGGTAAGACCTCGCTCGGCCGGTCTGTCGCCAAGGCAACGGGGCGCGAATTCATCCGCATCTCGCTGGGCGGCGTGCGCGACGAATCTGAGATCCGCGGCCACCGTCGGACCTATATCGGCTCGATGCCCGGCAAGATCATTCAGGCGCTGAAGAAGGCGAAGACCACGAACCCGCTCATCCTGCTCGATGAGATCGACAAGATGGGTCAGGACTTCCGTGGCGACCCGGCTTCGGCCATGCTTGAAGTGCTCGACCCCGAGCAGAACGCGACCTTCGTGGACCACTATCTCGAAGTGGAATACGACCTCTCGAACGTGATGTTCCTGACGACGGCGAACTCCTACAACATGCCGGGCCCGCTTCTGGACCGGATGGAGATCATCCCGCTCGCCGGCTACACCGAGGACGAGAAGGCCGAGATCGCCAAGCAGCACCTGATCCCGAAGCAGATCAAGGGTCACGGGCTCAAGAAGAACGAGTTCGAACTGACCGATGGCGCGCTGACCGACGTGATCCGCTACTACACCCGCGAGGCGGGCGTGCGGAATCTCGAACGCGATATCGCGAAGCTCGCCCGGAAAGCGGTGACCGAGATCATCAAGTCGAAGGGTGCAACCAAGCACATCACCGTCGACGAGGCGAAGGTGGGCGATTACCTGGGCGTCAAGAAGTTCCGCTACGGTCTGGCCGAGAAGGAAGATCAGGTGGGCGTCGTGACCGGCCTTGCCTGGACCTCCGTGGGCGGCGACCTGCTGCAGATCGAAGCTCTGCGACTGCCGGGTAAGGGTCGGATGAAGACCACCGGTAAGCTGGGCGACGTGATGAAGGAATCGATCGACGCAGCGTCCAGCTACGTCCGTTCGGTTGCGCCGCAATTCGGCATCAAGCCGCCGCGCTTCGAGAAGTGGGACATCCACGTCCACGTCCCGGATGGTGCGACGCCGAAAGACGGGCCCTCTGCGGGTCTGGCGATGGTGACCTCCATCGTGTCGGTGCTGACCGGTATTCCAGTGCGCAAGGATATCGCCATGACCGGCGAAGTCAGCTTGCGCGGCAACGCGATGCCGATCGGCGGCCTGAAAGAGAAACTGCTCGCGGCGCTGCGCGGCGGAATCACGACCGTCTTCATCCCCGAGGAGAATGAAAAAGACCTCGCGGATATCCCGGACAACGTGAAGGAGGGGCTGGAGATCGTGCCGGTGACCCACGTTCGCGAAGTCCTCGCCCGGGCGCTGGTTCGCCAGCCTGAGCCGGTCGATTGGGACGAAGAGGCCGAAGAGGCAGCAGCCGCTGCCGCCGCTGCGGCCAAATCGGACGGGCAGGGCGCAACCGCGCACTGA
- a CDS encoding HU family DNA-binding protein, which translates to MAKSQKPKSTRKPPVVTPEAPPASAATLTPATPDPAPEPSEAKALVRKRSFVDRVMVEAGVKRGEAKAMSEAVLKVLGEALSEGEELSIPPLGKLKINRQFEKNGDEILVVKLRRPSGMLEEVAAEANAAENSRAEQGGDFDENPLAEPEEGR; encoded by the coding sequence ATGGCCAAGAGCCAGAAACCGAAATCGACCCGCAAGCCGCCCGTCGTGACGCCCGAGGCGCCTCCGGCCTCCGCCGCGACGCTCACGCCCGCCACGCCTGATCCGGCGCCTGAGCCGAGCGAGGCGAAGGCGCTCGTGCGCAAGAGGAGCTTCGTGGATCGGGTGATGGTCGAGGCCGGGGTGAAGCGCGGCGAGGCGAAAGCCATGTCGGAAGCGGTTCTCAAGGTTCTGGGCGAGGCGCTCTCGGAAGGCGAGGAGCTGAGCATCCCGCCGCTCGGCAAGCTGAAGATCAACCGCCAGTTCGAGAAGAACGGCGACGAGATCCTCGTGGTCAAACTGCGCCGCCCTTCGGGCATGCTCGAAGAGGTCGCGGCAGAGGCGAATGCGGCCGAAAATTCCCGAGCGGAGCAGGGTGGAGATTTCGACGAAAACCCTCTTGCGGAGCCAGAAGAGGGGCGCTAA